A single region of the Lycium barbarum isolate Lr01 chromosome 2, ASM1917538v2, whole genome shotgun sequence genome encodes:
- the LOC132626192 gene encoding uncharacterized protein LOC132626192 isoform X1, producing MKTPLLDVGPKVLKKVDIFMPVHAQRKKKVETAIKSKKSGKIMYSMHEFGAADFKALTSMEIWWEDWYVDEVLILTRMRQINFPEYYDSTDIIMDLNFYNNMLKRYAELTKESTVTNVMPLKVRLAEFKWDDDIVDYCRGVRPYPGGCSWAGAKKVLTVMNINVTHFVTLDFMIEEGVVNVYDYNVPVYDEDDLFCFMQLVMELWPKLLKQSGMSAHLPAKLLNESWEFNRLKNLPRNVTSRACGSWSIAFMEALLTGTTVTKFESPISDNSIGRMQWRWALGVIEKVLEP from the exons ATGAAGACTCCTCTTCTCGATGTTGGGCCAAAAGTGCTAAAGAAGGTTGACATTTTCATGCCTGTACatgcccaaagaaagaaaaaggttgaGACTGCAATTAAGTCCAAAAAGAGTGGGAAAATCatgtactcaatgcatgaatttggagcagCAGACTTCAAGGCTTTGACAAGCATGGAAATTtggtgggaggattgg TATGTAGATGAAGTCCTGATTCTAACGCGTATGAGGCAAATCAATTTCCCTGAGTACTATGATTCCACTGACATAATCATGGACCTCAACTTTTACAACAACATGCTCAAAAGGTATGCAGAATTGACAAAAGAGAGTACAGTTACAAATGTCATGCCTCTGAAGGTTAGACTTGCCGAATTCAAGTGGGATGATGATATCGTCGATTATTGTAGGGGTGTTAGACCCTACCCGGGTGGCTGCTCGTGGGCTGGTGCAAAGAAGGTTTTAACAGTGATGAATATTAACGTCACACATTTTGTCACTCTCGATTTCATGATTGAAGAGGGAGTGGTAAATGTGTATGACTACAACGTTCCTGTCTATGACGAAGATGATTTATTTTGTTTCATGCAACTGGTAATGGAATTGTGGCCCAAGTTATTGAAACAGAGTGGCATGTCTGCACATTTGCCTGCAAAGTTACTCAATGAATCGTGGGAATTTAATAGGCTAAAGAATCTCCCCCGCAATGTCACTAGTAGGGCATGTGGTTCGTGGTCAATTGCTTTTATGGAGGCTTTGCTTACCGGCACAACTGTGACAAAATTCGAAAGTCCAATCAGCGACAACTCTATAGGGAGGATGCAATGGAGATGGGCATTAGGTGTCATTGAAAAGGTGTTGGAGCCCTAA
- the LOC132626192 gene encoding uncharacterized protein LOC132626192 isoform X3 has protein sequence MPCHLVPIESVPNRLIDRFKGELAGVTGITRVDDVVAGGGGHVVGGDVVVGAAGDTVGGADAVGGVVQPVDVVVVGGGIGDDIPASIAGEKLRDDDANIGGFTLVAGFSDFSGFGGNFSGGGLSGRRFADVGAGTSKVPSCACECTTCKDKMDKLIRKVEELVQAQEATNTSIQRLISKRGINPSKNLSHLILLFMFGGGAKQLPRHLHQLDQENLLLLQ, from the coding sequence ATGCCTTGTCACCTTGTGCCCATAGAATCTGTGCCTAACAGATTGATTGATCGGTTCAAAGGGGAATTGGCTGGAGTGACAGGCATCACTagggttgatgatgttgttgctGGTGGTGGTGGTCATGTTGTTGgtggtgatgttgttgttggtgctgCTGGTGATACTGTTGGTGGTGCTGATGCTGTTGGTGGTGTTGTTCAgcctgttgatgttgttgttgttggtggtggtatTGGTGATGATATCCCAGCAAGTATTGCTGGGGAAAAATTAAGAGATGATGATGCTAATATTGGTGGATTTACTCTAGTTGCTGGATTTAGTGATTTTTCCGGATTTGGTGGTAATTTTAGTGGTGGTGGATTGAGTGGTAGAAGATTTGCTGATGTTGGTGCCGGTACCTCTAAGGTGCCCTCATGTGCTTGTGAGTGCACCACTTGCAAGGACAAAATGGATAAGTTGATTAGAAAGGTGGAGGAATTGGTGCAGGCCCAAGAAGCCACAAACACTTCTATCCAGAGGTTGATATCCAAGAGGGGTATCAATCCATCAAAGAATCTTTCTCACCTTATACTCCTGTTCATGTTCGGAGGAGGGGCAAAGCAATTGCCAAGACACTTGCATCAGTTAGATCAAGAAAATCTGTTGCTACTCCAGTAA
- the LOC132626192 gene encoding uncharacterized protein LOC132626192 isoform X2, giving the protein MKTPLLDVGPKVLKKVDIFMPVHAQRKKKVETAIKSKKSGKIMYSMHEFGAADFKALTSMEIWWEDWYVDEVLILTRMRQINFPEYYDSTDIIMDLNFYNNMLKRGVRPYPGGCSWAGAKKVLTVMNINVTHFVTLDFMIEEGVVNVYDYNVPVYDEDDLFCFMQLVMELWPKLLKQSGMSAHLPAKLLNESWEFNRLKNLPRNVTSRACGSWSIAFMEALLTGTTVTKFESPISDNSIGRMQWRWALGVIEKVLEP; this is encoded by the exons ATGAAGACTCCTCTTCTCGATGTTGGGCCAAAAGTGCTAAAGAAGGTTGACATTTTCATGCCTGTACatgcccaaagaaagaaaaaggttgaGACTGCAATTAAGTCCAAAAAGAGTGGGAAAATCatgtactcaatgcatgaatttggagcagCAGACTTCAAGGCTTTGACAAGCATGGAAATTtggtgggaggattgg TATGTAGATGAAGTCCTGATTCTAACGCGTATGAGGCAAATCAATTTCCCTGAGTACTATGATTCCACTGACATAATCATGGACCTCAACTTTTACAACAACATGCTCAAAAG GGGTGTTAGACCCTACCCGGGTGGCTGCTCGTGGGCTGGTGCAAAGAAGGTTTTAACAGTGATGAATATTAACGTCACACATTTTGTCACTCTCGATTTCATGATTGAAGAGGGAGTGGTAAATGTGTATGACTACAACGTTCCTGTCTATGACGAAGATGATTTATTTTGTTTCATGCAACTGGTAATGGAATTGTGGCCCAAGTTATTGAAACAGAGTGGCATGTCTGCACATTTGCCTGCAAAGTTACTCAATGAATCGTGGGAATTTAATAGGCTAAAGAATCTCCCCCGCAATGTCACTAGTAGGGCATGTGGTTCGTGGTCAATTGCTTTTATGGAGGCTTTGCTTACCGGCACAACTGTGACAAAATTCGAAAGTCCAATCAGCGACAACTCTATAGGGAGGATGCAATGGAGATGGGCATTAGGTGTCATTGAAAAGGTGTTGGAGCCCTAA